One Zonotrichia albicollis isolate bZonAlb1 chromosome 14, bZonAlb1.hap1, whole genome shotgun sequence genomic window, GACAACACTTGGAAGCCTCTTGCAGCTAGTGGGTGTTGTTTAATGAAGGATCCAGAGGCAACAGGCCCTAGGTACTCCTGCTTTGCTGGCACAACACCCAGTGGGTTTTTTGCAGGGGGTTGGTTAAACCCTGAAAAGCTAGCTTTGTTTTTCTCATTCAGTCTTAAACAAGGTGTGGCCTGTTCCTTCCTGGGCCATAGCATAAAAATGTCTCTCCCTTTTGCATGGCCCTTGGGCTCTTCTGGCACTCCCCAGAGGGGGAAAATCTGAATAAACCTAGCAGTTGACACACATTGTTTTTATTGAGCAAGTTCTGCGTCTGAGCAGAACTGAGGTGGTGTTGAAGACTGCCTGAGCACCCAAACAAGCACATCATTACCACAGCCCTCCTTGTTCAGGCATTTCTCCTCTCCCACAGATCCAGTACACCTCCTCTTGAGACCACAGGGCAGAAACTTTTGCCAAAACCGAAGCCAAGACTTCCTGTCCATTTGTCTGCATCATACAAGGTAGAACAGGCACAGCCTATGCACTTTGTTTTGTTACTCCTTGGAGCTTCAAACAATCTATACCTGCTGACAGGGGCTCCACAAGCTGCCTGCCCTGGTGTCTCTGCtcaaataaaacacattttttccaGTCTTGCCAGTATTTATACACTGATAAGATTTGTTTTCTGTTCAGAGTTCCAGCATACATGATGTCTCTTCCTCAGAGAGTGACACAGGAACAAGTCCAGTTGTGATTGCAACAAACAGCTTTCATTTGTCTGGAAAAGGTAAGGTTTTTGTTCAGTGAGCTATTGGTGCTTTTGTTACTCACATCAAACACCAAGAGACAAGATGCTTTTCAGTGTGTGTACAAATAAATAACAAAGAGCACCTTGGCATATAAGAATGAGCTGCCAACACCTTATGAAttgcaggcagggcagcagggacaaaggCAGAAAGCAATCTGATGAAATTTCTCCAGGCTCTCAGTACACATTGAACTGAGTGCTTGGCTCTCTTTAATCCAGAAGGGGACTTACCCCTCTCTTTCCAGCACTGACTGTACAGTGTAGTTCTGAAACATAGCAAATAGCCAGCAGGGAAGCTGTCAAATTGAAAGGGAACCTGCAAACAAATCCACAACTCACAGGAACAGTTTAGAGCTCAGTGAATTTTTTCTGTGCCCTGTTGCAGGGAGAAGGACTGGGGTTTTCAGGGCTTTCCTCAGATGGAAGGGAACTTTCTAGAGTCTGAATAGAGAAAAGAACTGGGAATATATTGATGATTTCTGAAAATTCCCCCTGTCTTCTCATTGAGAGATTGCAGCCCAGGCCTTCTGGGGAGATTGGATGTGATGGAATGGGACCGGCTCTGAgcatttgttgttgttgtaggTCATGGAGATTCTCCAGTGTCCACCAGGCTTTCAGAGGATGCTGAgcctcagcccagcactgcagctggaggagaagctgctgaTGGAGCCACAGAGGGGCCAAAAACTCCTCCTGAGGAAACTTATCCTCCCAGCAAAATCCCAGTCAAGAAGAAAGCAAGCAGAACCTTCCAGAGGGGTGAGCAGGCTGTGAATGACACGGGGCCAGCAGAGAACAGCCCTGCTAAGGAGGAGTCAGTGCCAGCCCCCAGAGCGCTGCCCACAGACGGGGAGAGCGGCCGGGCCGGCAGGCAGGGGGTGAACTACACCATCTCAGCCATGAGCAACAGGGACGAGGAGATCGGCTTGGACCGGGAGCACTTCAGGAGCCTGAAGAACTTTtgggagaagggagcagagtCTTTAGGGGCAGGGGGCagcccaggggcagggctgggtgaggcAGCCCCTcggcagctcaggctgggccGCTCGCTCTCCCTGCAGGCCGCGCCAGGCCAGGGTGCTGAAGGGAAGCCTGGTGCCTTCACGAAAACAAGGACCCCCCACAAAAGGACAATAACTCTGTCTTCCAGCGAGGAAGAGCCAAGCTGTACCACTCCTGCACGAAAGGGCTCTGTTTCTGTCACTTCCAGCTCCACCTGTGCCAAGAGCAAAGGGGGGCTGGTTACAAGAAATGACTTGGTGGGTGAAAGCAATGGGAAGCTGCTGATGCCAGAGGAAGAGAAGGTGGTGCAGCACTGCTCCAAGAAATCCAGGCTGCCAGTGAGAGCACCTTCCATCCAGCTCGAGTCACCCACCAAGGACGTGTCTGGCAGCACGCTGGGGCCAGGGACACCTGTGGAGGAGGAGCTGGTGGTGGCAGGAGAGCGCAAGCCCACATGGAGGGCCCCAGCCAGCAGGGTGCAGATACTGATAGAGCCTGTGCCCACAGATGGGGAAAGTGAGGATGAGAAAGAGGAAAGATCTGATTTGGGCACTCAAGACAACATGGAAATAAATGGAGAGCTACCTGAGGAAAAGATGTGTGAGTCTTCAGACCAGCCAACACCTGGTGAACCATCTGGAGATAGAGAAGCTGTTCAGGGAACAGACTCAGCTGTTTACTCAGGTACTGAGGGCTGTGACTGCACCCTGTGAAATCCAAATACAGAGCCATCCCTAAGCTGGTTTTCTTCCCTAACCCTTCTGCATTTTGCACATTTTCTTCATCTGCCCATTTTTCCTATATTAACCTGCAATTTGTGCAGAGTTATCTTGTGTGGAATGTGTTCCACGAACAGCTCTGGAAACAAATCTTGAGTAGCCTAGTGCAAATGCAGAAGGGGACAGTGCCATGTTCCCTTGCTTTTCTCCCtactcccagcccctgggccttacctgccagcagctcacctTGGGACAGCCCTCCCTCCACTGCCTGCAACACACCAAGGAGCTCACTTTATGTCGCTCACTGGCAAGATTGTATTTTCTTCAAATGTGGGACTGGAAGAATTCTTTGTGGTAGTAGAGATAAGTCTAAGACaaatagaagaaataaaatgtgaagCAAAGTGTTTAATAAATACACTGGCCCTCAGAGAACCTTGATATAGCCACTGGCTGTCAAAATTacattttgtggttttttggaaTGCACAAGTGAACTCTGATATTAAACTTTTAACAAAGTGGACTGAACAAGGAGTCTGTTCTTCCTGGGTTCTGATACCATGTTCTCAACGATGATGGTATCAATAGCATCACTATTTTAGCAGCCTCTTCCTCTGGGGTTGATGGGCTCTTGTAGTGGCCATTACTATGAGAAAACATTATTGTTATTTGCAACTCACTTTACATTTGGGCTCTGAtgacccacagctctgctctcttccaAGCAAAGACCTACAAAGAGAGAGCATCTTCCCttctttttccaaattttcAGTCTTCATGTGCCTGGGTAAGACCTGTTTGAGAGGATTTTCCACAGACTcgtctgatttttatttttttattgtgtCATTTCTTGGCTTACTTCCTACCTCATATAACATTCCTATGAAAATCCTAAGTTGCACTTCAGGTCgttgcaaatattttctttatggaATATTTTTGGTTGTGAAAGACTTCTCTGAGCATTAAGTCCAACCACTTATAGACTTGATCATTCTAGTATTTCTCAGGGCTTTTTCCTTTATTAACTCATTCATTTCAGGATGATATTAGCAGATGGTTGTGTTTCTCTGGAAGCTCTTCACAAGAGTTGGTCTGTCTTGGGGACTGGGTTAATCCAGTATTTGCATTTCCTGACATAGTGTGAAGAGGTTTTCCCAGGGGAGACATCAGAGCCCCTGGATGATTGGGAAGCAGCCCTGAGCAGTGTGACTGCAGTGTGCTCTAGGCAGAGGACCAGGGGaggcacatacacacacacatacacacagaggCCTATTGATGCACTGCccatttgtgtttatttatttatttaccatTTGATTTGGCTTTTTGTGTATTCCAGAGGAAGATGGGGATcattctcctgctgctcaggcaCTGGCCCGAGCAAATAGCATTAATCTTGCAAAGAGCATGGTGAACATTTACACAACCTCAGAGAGTGAGTAacatctttctttcttctttttggttTACATTTGCTGAAGGTGATATATTATGCCAGTTTTTCATCACTATGCTTCTGTGCATGTATCAGGCTAGGAAAATGACATATTGTTTCATCATCAAATTAGAGAGTTTAATACTGCCTAAAATTAAATTCAGAGCCAGGAAATTACAGCTAGATTGATGGTTTGTTACTTCAGCAAAACCACAAGGGCTTCAAAGGGTTGGCAAGAAGCTCATGCTCATCTCTTCTGTTCCTGCATGAGGCAGTGGGATctgctggcagcctggggactgaTCTGAGGTGCCAAAGCTGGTGTCACCTGTCACTCCTGCTCATGAGGCCTCTCCATcacccagagcagagcctgtgGCTGGACTGATGTCCCCAGCTGGGACATGTTTATGGTGACAGTCTCTCCCTCAGAaacccagagaagctgaggagAGGCAACAAAGGAAGCAGCAGCCTGCCTGAAGAAGCCCAAGCAAGCTGCAGCCATGGAAAGCACCtgaggggaggcagcagcagcctctgtgcCCGAGAAAGCCAACGACAATCCCCAAAAAGGCAGCCAAGAGCTGGCCTCAAAGGGAAGGGGTGAGGCCAAGGCTGCCAGGACTGAAATGAGAACGTGGGAAGGCAATGCCCAAGGAAAGGTAAAAGTGAAGCCACTGAGAGGCTTTGATTGAGCCAGTTGAAGTCCAAGGCTGCCATGGGAGGGAGGCAGCTTGCTGGCAGGTCCCACTGCACAgccctgtggctgtgcccaccctggctGGCACCTCGTGCCAAGCACTGCACATCATGGGGTGCCTGATGTGTCACAGGGAACGTTGGCTCAAAGCTCCAAGCCCCACATTGCTGTCCTTGATGGTCTCCACCAAGACAACCAAGATTGCAGCTTCTCCTTATCTagagtgtcctggtttagggcaaattcaGGAGAAAACATAATATCCAGTATAAACAGAACACATTAATGGGGATACAAACATCATAGCATCACCCTAGGACATTGAGCCCCAAAGCTGATCCTTGAAAACCCTCCTGTAACAGAGTTACAGCTTCATGTTTGCAGTATAGCAAATAGTCTGTGGATACTATTATTTATTCAAtgttagaaataaaaatagtaaataTCAAATGAATTTTAAATCAAGAATCTCTTGGGCATTTTAAGCAATGTATCATCATGCCTAAAATGCCAAACAAGTGTGTATATGAATGTGCATGTTCGTGTACATACATCTTTGCAAAACAAATTCTTCTGGGATGGAGAAAGTCATTTTCAAGAGTGTTATTGGAAGAAGATAAAGATACAAAAAATAAGTTTTAGTTAGACATTTAAGCAGTACAGTAACCATCCTTCTATTGATAGGAAACATTctaaccttttttcttttagataATCTGCCAATGTCCACCTCTGTGTCTAGCAGAGTATTTGAGAGGTGTATGCAATGGTGAAATTGTgggtaaaaatattttagtgctCTTTTCTACAGGGCAGTATGCTATGAGATAAAAATGTAAACGTGATTAGTTTCTTTGACAAGGAGGCAGATTTGGGTGGATTTAGTGTAAATTCAGTCTGCACAAAGGAGGCAACATCCGTGTCCTGGTGCCGATGAGGAATTAGGTGAGCCACTAGAGGGAGTTCCACACTCCCACACAGTGAATGAAAgtcactgaaaatatttcaggatGTTAATTAGCTGTTTTTGTCTTGGGGAGGATCAGCTTCAGTGACAGGTGACACAGACAGTGCAAGTAGGTAGTGCTCCAATGCCTTCCACACgcttttcctccttcctgtGCCCTTTAATAAAAGTGTGACTTATAATTAATTTCCTGATTCTGATGAGCTGTCTTGATGCCTTTTTTTTGTACCTCCAGCATACAATAAACCTCACTTGATACCACATCAATTTCTTGAACCTGAAAGAGTGAAAGAACTGAGCAGATCCTCTCCCCTTCTGTTGTCTGAGGTGGGTTGATGCcagaaaaagctgaaataatGTTCACAGCATCCCCTGGATGGCAGTTGGTGTCATGAGGATGTTTGTCCTGGAGACCAACAGTACTTGCTTTGGAGCATGCCTTGGTTATGTCATGAATAAATGAGAATGTGGAAACCCAGgacactgggaatatttctctgtctgctctggggtgccctgacccccaggggagcactgactttgaccctcactcatggagaaagtttcccagacttcaagatagacaagaatccacaaaagtgtgaaatagattatagagagcaatgtaggtgtatcacttggtgagaaattgaggttatgggatttttagtatgttgtggatcgcagcaagatggagggcacagggtgtcatcctgggtttcttcttcatgcttcttcttcctccttctccatgggtttgggtggcattttgtaattgggcagaaaagtccgcATTGtgggctctttgggatcagttcttgagttaaaagggaaaataatccaggtgtaagctcttaattggatagtttagtcttaaaagaccttgtaacaagagattgttgaccattttgtgccttctaatgaaaagctactgaactcacagtagtgagactgttctactgataagaaataataaacacctgagtcccaACATGTACTACCATCTCAACTGCTTTCagtccagacccagagaaacccacaacTGGAACCCCCACATGAGAAATGCCTTAAGAGAAAAGcccccagcaggcagagcagctgttCCATGCTGGAGGATGCTGCCCTGTGTGTCCAGCCACGCTCTGTGCCCTTTCCCAGAGCCCAGGCGgggcctgcagctctgcttggagGCAGTGAGTGATGACGTTCAGTGCTGCTTGGAGGGGATGCCCTGGGGAGGCTCCCTGCACTCTCCTCAGCTCTGCTAACCTGATCTCTACTCATGGCACTCTGCTGAGCAATTCCTTTTTCTCCCCAGCGTTGCAAAGCTCTCTTCCTTCGGCACAGCCTAAAGATGCTTCTTGTTTTCTGAGCAGACGGAGTCAGACACGGCCTCGGAGCTCAGCTTCCAGCTGGGCAGGCACAAGAAGTCCCCCAGCACTGGCAGCCACTCCTCTGACATGGCTTCTGTCTCCTCGGTAGGTGCTGAGCCTGGGGGCTCTGCCCAGGCTCCTCAGCtggatgcagggatgctgcagttgggctgctgctgctggtgggccCTCCAGAGCAGCCTGCTGGTTTCTGCAGGGTGCATTGGTAAAGGAATGGGGGTGGTTAATTATTGTCTAAGGTTAAATCCAGATGCCACCTTGTTATAGAGCCCCACTGAGTCATTGCTGGTGAAATTCCTCGTAAGTGACAGCCTCTCAGCCAGGGGTGGGTGCTCTGGGTCCTGCTGGTGCAGAAGGTGGGGAA contains:
- the LOC102060555 gene encoding uncharacterized protein LOC102060555 isoform X1, which gives rise to MRVFRLLLSQKKSNPHLERMLKGSRLEGGAGSFAAPGSLCALASAWRRIQGSITDEKKKKFVTGEWFSEVKAKRFQEDLAGPDLLRASIRRKKGKPENEDKKHIQTSLESKAAPIPAFPEDIAGAGEERSSTPPLETTGQKLLPKPKPRLPVHLSASYKSSSIHDVSSSESDTGTSPVVIATNSFHLSGKGHGDSPVSTRLSEDAEPQPSTAAGGEAADGATEGPKTPPEETYPPSKIPVKKKASRTFQRGEQAVNDTGPAENSPAKEESVPAPRALPTDGESGRAGRQGVNYTISAMSNRDEEIGLDREHFRSLKNFWEKGAESLGAGGSPGAGLGEAAPRQLRLGRSLSLQAAPGQGAEGKPGAFTKTRTPHKRTITLSSSEEEPSCTTPARKGSVSVTSSSTCAKSKGGLVTRNDLVGESNGKLLMPEEEKVVQHCSKKSRLPVRAPSIQLESPTKDVSGSTLGPGTPVEEELVVAGERKPTWRAPASRVQILIEPVPTDGESEDEKEERSDLGTQDNMEINGELPEEKMCESSDQPTPGEPSGDREAVQGTDSAVYSEEDGDHSPAAQALARANSINLAKSMVNIYTTSETYNKPHLIPHQFLEPERVKELSRSSPLLLSETESDTASELSFQLGRHKKSPSTGSHSSDMASVSSVSGSVLSVYSGDFGSVDAQGTVEFALDYDEKNREFQVHVSQCRGLAVVDERKGRSDPYVKTYLLPDKARMGKRKTSVKKRTVNPVYNEVLRYKIEKMVLLIQKLNLSVWHNDPLGRNSFLGEIEIDLASWDWSNRKLNWYPLKPRSLSAVNGVDHRGVMSLSIKYVPPGSLGPRNPPSGEVHIWVKDVKDLLQLRPSGVDSFVKCYVLPDTSKKSYQKTRVIKRDTNPVFNHTIVYDGFHTEDLKDACVELTVWDHEKLTNHFLGGIRLGLGTGLSYGISVDWMDSTQEEVAFWQEMMLAANEWIEGLLPLRSLAGRKKLK
- the LOC102060555 gene encoding uncharacterized protein LOC102060555 isoform X3 codes for the protein MLLPLLRIQGSITDEKKKKFVTGEWFSEVKAKRFQEDLAGPDLLRASIRRKKGKPENEDKKHIQTSLESKAAPIPAFPEDIAGAGEERSSTPPLETTGQKLLPKPKPRLPVHLSASYKSSSIHDVSSSESDTGTSPVVIATNSFHLSGKGHGDSPVSTRLSEDAEPQPSTAAGGEAADGATEGPKTPPEETYPPSKIPVKKKASRTFQRGEQAVNDTGPAENSPAKEESVPAPRALPTDGESGRAGRQGVNYTISAMSNRDEEIGLDREHFRSLKNFWEKGAESLGAGGSPGAGLGEAAPRQLRLGRSLSLQAAPGQGAEGKPGAFTKTRTPHKRTITLSSSEEEPSCTTPARKGSVSVTSSSTCAKSKGGLVTRNDLVGESNGKLLMPEEEKVVQHCSKKSRLPVRAPSIQLESPTKDVSGSTLGPGTPVEEELVVAGERKPTWRAPASRVQILIEPVPTDGESEDEKEERSDLGTQDNMEINGELPEEKMCESSDQPTPGEPSGDREAVQGTDSAVYSEEDGDHSPAAQALARANSINLAKSMVNIYTTSETYNKPHLIPHQFLEPERVKELSRSSPLLLSETESDTASELSFQLGRHKKSPSTGSHSSDMASVSSVSGSVLSVYSGDFGSVDAQGTVEFALDYDEKNREFQVHVSQCRGLAVVDERKGRSDPYVKTYLLPDKARMGKRKTSVKKRTVNPVYNEVLRYKIEKMVLLIQKLNLSVWHNDPLGRNSFLGEIEIDLASWDWSNRKLNWYPLKPRSLSAVNGVDHRGVMSLSIKYVPPGSLGPRNPPSGEVHIWVKDVKDLLQLRPSGVDSFVKCYVLPDTSKKSYQKTRVIKRDTNPVFNHTIVYDGFHTEDLKDACVELTVWDHEKLTNHFLGGIRLGLGTGLSYGISVDWMDSTQEEVAFWQEMMLAANEWIEGLLPLRSLAGRKKLK
- the LOC102060555 gene encoding synaptotagmin-like protein 2 isoform X2, coding for MLDLSFLTEEEYEKLMKVLQRDAELKKKDGDRIRRIQGSITDEKKKKFVTGEWFSEVKAKRFQEDLAGPDLLRASIRRKKGKPENEDKKHIQTSLESKAAPIPAFPEDIAGAGEERSSTPPLETTGQKLLPKPKPRLPVHLSASYKSSSIHDVSSSESDTGTSPVVIATNSFHLSGKGHGDSPVSTRLSEDAEPQPSTAAGGEAADGATEGPKTPPEETYPPSKIPVKKKASRTFQRGEQAVNDTGPAENSPAKEESVPAPRALPTDGESGRAGRQGVNYTISAMSNRDEEIGLDREHFRSLKNFWEKGAESLGAGGSPGAGLGEAAPRQLRLGRSLSLQAAPGQGAEGKPGAFTKTRTPHKRTITLSSSEEEPSCTTPARKGSVSVTSSSTCAKSKGGLVTRNDLVGESNGKLLMPEEEKVVQHCSKKSRLPVRAPSIQLESPTKDVSGSTLGPGTPVEEELVVAGERKPTWRAPASRVQILIEPVPTDGESEDEKEERSDLGTQDNMEINGELPEEKMCESSDQPTPGEPSGDREAVQGTDSAVYSEEDGDHSPAAQALARANSINLAKSMVNIYTTSETYNKPHLIPHQFLEPERVKELSRSSPLLLSETESDTASELSFQLGRHKKSPSTGSHSSDMASVSSVSGSVLSVYSGDFGSVDAQGTVEFALDYDEKNREFQVHVSQCRGLAVVDERKGRSDPYVKTYLLPDKARMGKRKTSVKKRTVNPVYNEVLRYKIEKMVLLIQKLNLSVWHNDPLGRNSFLGEIEIDLASWDWSNRKLNWYPLKPRSLSAVNGVDHRGVMSLSIKYVPPGSLGPRNPPSGEVHIWVKDVKDLLQLRPSGVDSFVKCYVLPDTSKKSYQKTRVIKRDTNPVFNHTIVYDGFHTEDLKDACVELTVWDHEKLTNHFLGGIRLGLGTGLSYGISVDWMDSTQEEVAFWQEMMLAANEWIEGLLPLRSLAGRKKLK